The following proteins come from a genomic window of Oncorhynchus mykiss isolate Arlee chromosome 19, USDA_OmykA_1.1, whole genome shotgun sequence:
- the LOC110498432 gene encoding G protein-regulated inducer of neurite outgrowth 3 has product MGTNPKRTVTVQMVPQLAGVEALGNQESNANWAKEPNLNLTQGCPAPTTTTTPVPTEHTRDNLCLTTPNTTSRIQSTGHGQPVGGRVGSNTNTTFSTNGDRGKSPSEHVIGIEQQMVLTCRGGVSVTEATAEGRRDGNANLTALTPTAAAEEKEKHICKASLSSAITSSKVDVHTNYCREKEPGGAGAGEGCAAKPSPEPTEVQSATARVSAVAKEESLLEGDNKNATTPNQHPPQTCDPKHTSVSEVLTSLTTPKQGKAEGAAVTSNKVAPPPYKSKEADNSTTTQSLSPLPSPATATNTATATNPTPSERPLQASKENTPKTNSQNPPSQTEYNKTAATSQPEQTKETAVAPVNAAITITPPLSDSKENVGLRNKASSPAPPEKKDLKPTPVAKTEICLDKHLQAASSESSSQKDSPSSPNEAQQNQQPEAQQGQNQQPEAQQGQNQQPAYHAAQVTDEAVQTASVSEEMQQKAHCKLYREASTMTRTPIATPTATPTHSKQGQDVEVQAVANVCSRAVSTSPSLFPLPPPYRSTDRGAALREEAAAESLSVVYQVPLHQIHMGSSPSCPPPPNYTAGLRSGSERLTLEAGLCSSQSAGVVLHAEEAVAALHAEVARLGAKPKDLAVGGAAALCNIQQRGALPPLQPVYQINIEPSGSQNEPVAKANHHQHRGEKAVADSQSKLNAAEKPKVSNEGQTVPTQPAKPPSAKAPSPLSPTAASKTKSSDNKAAPPPSQSTPSVTKPSQASTTTSKKTEDTKPKTAVKAAKQSIVKGVGGVKALLGKKKQEQLEPERKEKEDEDEEGKQKGEKSVHDVLWDEQGMTWEVYGASVDPESLGFAIQSHLQCKIKEQEKKVVTQSSLRKSISVPPVVPDSPATVAVDDANSRKNKRRQQNVFRSMLKNVRRPKCCAHPPPTAVLE; this is encoded by the coding sequence ATGGGAACCAACCCAAAAAGGACAGTGACAGTCCAAATGGTCCCTCAACTGGCTGGAGTGGAAGCTCTGGGAAACCAGGAGTCTAACGCCAACTGGGCTAAAGAACCTAACCTGAACCTCACTCAGGGTTGCCCTgcccccaccactaccactacccctGTCCCTACAGAACACACACGGGATAACCTGTGTCTGACAACCCCCAACACAACCTCCAGGATCCAATCAACTGGCCATGGACAACCGGTTGGCGGCAGAGTGGGGTCCAACACCAACACAACTTTCTCGACCAATGGCGACAGAGGGAAATCGCCATCGGAGCATGTGATTGGAATAGAGCAGCAGATGGTATTGACATGCCGAGGAGGTGTGAGTGTAACCGAGGCGACGGCAGAGGGCCGTAGGGACGGCAACGCCAATTTGACAGCGTTAACCCCCACAGCCGCCGCCGAGGAGAAGGAGAAGCATATCTGTAAGGCCAGCCTGTCGTCCGCCATTACATCATCAAAGGTTGACGTGCATACAAATTactgcagagagaaagagcctGGTGGAGCAGGGGCGGGGGAGGGGTGTGCAGCCAAGCCATCGCCAGAGCCCACAGAAGTACAGAGTGCTACAGCCAGAGTTTCTGCAGTAGCTAAAGAGGAGTCACTACTAGAAGGGGACAACAAAAACGCAACCACACCAAATCAACATCCCCCTCAGACCTGTGATCCAAAGCATACCTCGGTCTCTGAAGTGCTGACGTCTCTGACGACTCCCAAACAAGGTAAGGCAGAGGGAGCTGcagtgacttcaaacaaggttgcTCCGCCTCCTTACAAATCAAAAGAGGCTGATAATAGTACTACAACACAGAGTCTCTCACCTTTACCTAGCCCCGCCACCGCCACCAACACCGCCACCGCCACCAACCCTACTCCATCAGAACGTCCTCTACAGGCCTCTAAAGAAAATACGCCCAAGACAAACTCTCAGAACCCTCCTTCCCAAACGGAATACAATAAAACGGCAGCTACATCACAGCCGGAACAGACCAAGGAGACTGCAGTAGCTCCTGTCAATGCTGCCATCACCATCACGCCTCCATTATCAGACAGCAAGGAGAATGTAGGGCTTAGGAATAAGGCCTCAAGTCCGGCACCCCCTGAGAAGAAGGATTTAAAACCTACTCCAGTAGCAAAGACAGAAATCTGCTTAGATAAACACCTGCAGGCGGCATCGTCAGAGTCTTCATCACAGAAGGATTCTCCCTCGTCACCCAACGAGGCCCAACAGAACCAACAGCCGGAGGCCCAACAGGGCCAGAACCAACAGCCTGAGGCCCAACAGGGCCAGAACCAGCAGCCTGCCTACCATGCAGCACAGGTGACAGACGAAGCCGTCCAGACTGCCTCGGTCTCGGAGGAGATGCAACAGAAAGCCCACTGCAAACTATACCGGGAGGCCTCCACCATGACCCGCACCCCCATCGCCACCCCCACCGCCACCCCCACCCATAGCAAGCAGGGCCAAGATGTGGAGGTCCAGGCAGTGGCTAACGTGTGCAGCCGGGCGGTCTCCACCAGCCCCAGCCTGTTTCCTCTGCCCCCGCCCTACAGGTCCACTGACAGAGGTGCTGCCCTGAGGGAGGAAGCAGCAGCTGAGAGCCTGTCTGTGGTCTACCAGGTGCCCCTTCACCAGATTCACATGGGCAGCAGTCCATCCTGCCCCCCGCCACCTAACTACACCGCAGGTCTCAGGTCCGGGTCAGAGCGATTGACCCTGGAGGCGGGGTTATGCTCCAGTCAGAGTGCCGGGGTGGTGCTCCATGCAGAGGAGGCGGTGGCGGCCCTCCATGCAGAGGTCGCCAGGCTGGGGGCCAAGCCTAAAGATCTGGCAGTCGGGGGGGCAGCAGCGCTATGCAACATCCAGCAGAGAGGAGCACTCCCGCCTCTGCAGCCCGTCTACCAGATCAACATTGAGCCGAGCGGCAGCCAAAACGAGCCGGTAGCTAAAGCGAATCATCACCAGCATCGAGGCGAGAAGGCAGTGGCAGACTCCCAATCCAAGCTCAATGCAGCAGAGAAACCAAAGGTGTCTAATGAAGGGCAGACCGTGCCAACGCAGCCTGCCAAGCCTCCCTCTGCTAAAGCTCCATCCCCCTTGTCGCCAACTGCCGCAAGCAAGACCAAATCCTCCGACAATAaggctgctcctcctccttcgcAGTCAACTCCTTCCGTTACCAAGCCCAGCCAGGCCTCAACGACAACCTCCAAAAAAACAGAGGACACTAAACCCAAGACGGCAGTGAAAGCAGCGAAGCAGAGCATTGTTAAGGGGGTTGGGGGCGTTAAGGCTTTGTTGGGCAAGAAGAAGCAGGAGCAGCTGgagccggagaggaaggaaaaggaggaCGAAGACGAGGAGGGGAaacagaaaggagagaagagcGTGCACGATGTGCTGTGGGACGAGCAGGGGATGACCTGGGAGGTGTACGGAGCATCCGTTGACCCCGAGTCCCTTGGCTTTGCCATCCAGAGCCACCTGCAGTGTAAGATCAAAGAACAAGAGAAGAAGGTCGTGACCCAGTCATCACTCAGGAAGTCCATCTCAGTGCCGCCGGTGGTGCCCGACTCGCCCGCCACCGTTGCCGTGGACGACGCCAACAGCAGGAAAAACAAGAGGAGGCAGCAGAACGTTTTCAGGTCCATGCTGAAAAATGTCAGACGGCCCAAGTGCTGCGCGCACCCTCCCCCTACCGCCGTGCTGGAGTGA